One stretch of Abyssisolibacter fermentans DNA includes these proteins:
- a CDS encoding GNAT family N-acetyltransferase produces MEMYYNSRNLQKDIERFRVFVFRQDEVIHASIFAKINKDKNIAEVFGLFVDEEYENNGIESILINEMLMQLYNEFDAIKEIIYFIDEDCTDELNSALTAGFEIKDKYRCYKYIL; encoded by the coding sequence ATGGAAATGTACTATAATAGCAGAAATTTGCAAAAAGATATAGAGCGTTTTCGAGTATTTGTTTTTAGGCAAGATGAAGTGATTCATGCAAGCATATTTGCTAAGATTAACAAAGACAAAAACATAGCAGAAGTCTTTGGCTTATTCGTTGATGAAGAATATGAAAATAATGGTATTGAAAGTATTTTAATTAATGAAATGTTAATGCAATTATATAATGAATTTGATGCAATAAAGGAAATTATATATTTTATTGATGAAGATTGTACTGATGAATTAAATTCAGCTTTGACTGCGGGTTTTGAGATTAAAGATAAATACAGATGTTATAAATACATACTTTAG
- a CDS encoding DUF692 family multinuclear iron-containing protein, which yields MIQLGCNYSQELIEIITKEKVEVSWIKLANEVLYDTQFEAIKSIRPGLFHIVPYVLSNQYHKDWNLERLNKAIRECKSPHVGVHLRANKNDIKGVITREVLKQKTLAKIREGKRDIKSTYLVENMPITCLPEDYKTLADPKFIKEICEEAGIGLLLDVSHLKISAWYRGESEKSYLNKLPLSLVKEIHINGPRLIENEYYDSHLEMREEDYTFLEEVLSLTQPSIVTLEYGGPRNDNIETDINLLQTQLEKLSSIIKK from the coding sequence ATGATACAACTTGGTTGCAATTATTCTCAAGAATTAATTGAAATAATAACAAAAGAAAAAGTAGAGGTATCATGGATAAAACTTGCTAATGAAGTTTTATATGATACTCAATTTGAAGCAATTAAATCCATAAGACCAGGACTTTTTCATATAGTACCGTATGTGTTAAGTAATCAATATCATAAAGATTGGAATTTGGAAAGGTTAAATAAAGCTATTAGAGAATGCAAATCTCCTCATGTTGGTGTCCATTTACGTGCTAATAAAAATGATATAAAGGGTGTTATAACTAGGGAAGTATTAAAACAGAAAACGTTAGCTAAAATTAGAGAAGGGAAAAGAGATATTAAAAGTACATATTTAGTCGAGAACATGCCTATTACTTGTTTACCAGAGGATTATAAAACCTTGGCAGATCCAAAATTTATAAAGGAAATATGTGAAGAAGCAGGTATTGGTTTGCTATTAGATGTTTCTCATCTTAAAATAAGTGCATGGTATAGAGGGGAATCTGAAAAGTCTTATCTAAATAAACTTCCATTAAGTTTGGTAAAGGAGATACATATTAATGGTCCAAGATTAATTGAAAATGAGTATTATGATTCTCACTTGGAAATGAGAGAAGAAGATTATACCTTTTTAGAAGAGGTACTATCATTAACACAACCAAGTATTGTAACACTAGAATATGGTGGACCAAGGAATGATAATATAGAGACTGATATCAATCTACTTCAGACGCAGTTAGAGAAGCTTTCAAGCATTATAAAGAAATAG
- a CDS encoding DUF1413 domain-containing protein, translating into MAQITLRVSESDYKKLQSLADESNLTLTDFLLSSALPNYLGQKLTVNKVLERLSTKSSGDVFSLKDLFTSDEWSNFTPGSRISTGRIFYKSYTQNEFNLKNKVSFEGKNSANLAFYKKL; encoded by the coding sequence ATGGCACAAATTACTTTAAGAGTTTCAGAAAGTGATTATAAAAAATTACAGTCGCTTGCTGATGAATCTAATTTAACTTTAACTGATTTTTTATTATCGTCAGCACTACCAAACTACCTAGGCCAAAAACTAACGGTTAACAAAGTTTTAGAGAGATTATCTACAAAAAGCTCTGGTGATGTATTCTCTTTAAAGGACCTATTCACAAGTGATGAATGGAGTAATTTCACTCCAGGCAGTCGAATTTCTACAGGTAGAATTTTTTATAAGTCGTATACTCAGAATGAATTTAATTTAAAAAATAAAGTCTCATTTGAGGGAAAAAATTCTGCAAATCTAGCATTCTACAAAAAATTATAA
- a CDS encoding flavodoxin domain-containing protein — MISSSKKVIVIYKTKYGSSKQYAEWIAEEVNADLYKCSDVSIEDLQKYKTIVYGGSLYACGILGVKLLTNNFEMLKDKKIIVFSVGAAAPKEKAYNDVKNNNFTADMLNNMNFFMLRGGFNYQKLNLVDKFLMNLMKLKIKSKKEEEIDEESRELLKSFDNPVSFVNKKALTPVIECIKNN; from the coding sequence ATGATATCAAGTAGTAAAAAAGTAATTGTAATTTATAAAACCAAATATGGAAGCTCTAAACAATATGCAGAGTGGATAGCAGAAGAAGTTAATGCTGATTTGTATAAATGTTCCGATGTTAGTATAGAAGATTTACAAAAATATAAAACTATTGTGTACGGTGGTTCTTTATATGCTTGTGGTATACTAGGAGTTAAATTACTAACAAATAATTTTGAAATGCTAAAAGATAAAAAAATAATAGTCTTTTCAGTTGGAGCAGCTGCTCCTAAAGAAAAAGCATATAATGATGTTAAAAATAACAATTTTACAGCTGATATGTTAAATAATATGAACTTTTTTATGTTAAGAGGAGGGTTTAATTATCAGAAGTTAAATCTAGTGGATAAATTCTTAATGAATTTGATGAAACTTAAAATTAAAAGTAAAAAAGAAGAAGAAATAGATGAAGAAAGCAGAGAGCTTCTTAAAAGTTTCGATAATCCAGTAAGCTTTGTTAATAAAAAAGCTCTAACACCGGTAATTGAGTGTATCAAAAATAATTAA
- a CDS encoding aminopeptidase, with product MKQILMSKIARKILKDCLDVSKGEELLIITEPEKMTIATSIATIAYEMSVEPVISVMIPRENDSQEPPATIAEAMKASDAFIAVVGKSITHTYAVKNAITNGSRGIVLTQFSEDMMIHGGMEADFRALAPQCKAIAKELENSEIIKLTTPYGTDLTFSAKGRRGNALYCMVDKGEFSTAPTIEANVSPLENTANGKIVVDASIPYLGIGLLEELIHIDVRDGKIVSIAGGKQAEILIEDLKAKEDENVYNIAELGVGLNPKCSFVGLMLEDEGVYGTVHIGIGTNITLGGVVKAKCHYDLIMTKPTIVADGKLLLKDGEVMIE from the coding sequence ATGAAACAAATTTTGATGTCAAAGATAGCAAGAAAAATTTTGAAGGATTGCCTAGATGTGAGTAAAGGAGAGGAATTATTAATTATAACAGAGCCAGAGAAGATGACAATAGCGACTAGTATTGCAACAATTGCATATGAAATGAGTGTTGAACCTGTAATTTCTGTGATGATTCCAAGAGAAAATGATAGTCAAGAGCCTCCTGCTACTATAGCAGAAGCTATGAAGGCAAGTGATGCTTTCATTGCGGTTGTTGGAAAATCAATTACTCATACTTATGCTGTAAAGAATGCAATTACAAATGGATCAAGAGGTATTGTATTGACTCAATTCAGTGAAGATATGATGATTCATGGAGGTATGGAAGCCGATTTCCGAGCACTTGCACCACAATGTAAAGCAATAGCAAAAGAACTTGAAAATAGCGAAATAATTAAGTTGACGACACCATATGGGACAGATTTAACTTTTTCAGCCAAAGGCAGAAGAGGTAATGCGCTATACTGTATGGTTGATAAAGGAGAATTTTCAACAGCACCAACTATTGAAGCTAATGTTTCTCCTCTTGAAAATACAGCAAATGGGAAAATAGTGGTAGATGCAAGTATTCCATACTTAGGGATAGGGTTGCTTGAAGAACTAATTCATATTGATGTTAGAGATGGAAAAATTGTTTCTATTGCTGGTGGAAAGCAGGCGGAAATATTGATAGAGGATTTAAAAGCAAAAGAGGATGAAAATGTTTATAATATTGCTGAATTAGGTGTTGGTTTGAATCCAAAATGTAGCTTTGTTGGATTAATGCTAGAAGATGAAGGTGTTTATGGTACTGTGCACATTGGTATTGGCACTAACATAACATTAGGTGGAGTTGTTAAAGCAAAATGTCATTATGATTTGATTATGACAAAACCGACAATTGTGGCAGATGGAAAGTTATTGCTAAAGGATGGAGAAGTGATGATAGAATAA